The following are from one region of the bacterium genome:
- a CDS encoding sugar phosphate nucleotidyltransferase — protein sequence MNNVVAMVLAGGRVDELLALTEKRPKAALPVFATYRIIDFVLSNMMHSGLWNVGVLSQFRPYSLMRHIGTGAHWDFIGRQRGVRILPPYQGFKESDWYKGTADAVYQNLSYIDEFGPEHVLIAAGDHIYRMDYQQLMDFHIDRKADLTICFTRVKEKSSWFGYGIIDKNGSVKGYQEKPKEPRSAWASMTVYMFRKGFLADVLKDNTRASSHEFGRDIIPKVLSGSRVFGFEFTDFWAYARTIDSYYETNQILLRRAIDLKKWQIRTNTAEGCGGGDHMPAHIDGRVSNSVISEGCVVQGDVINSILSPGVLVGPGAVVTDSIVFHDSKIGPNSKLTKVICDKYCTVEKNVDIGNYGKSIASQEFGRLLNSGITVLGRGCRILPGTKIGANTVVYSSAKVDAAEIPAGSVLR from the coding sequence ATGAATAACGTTGTTGCCATGGTACTGGCCGGAGGCAGGGTGGATGAACTCCTGGCTCTGACCGAAAAAAGACCAAAGGCTGCCCTGCCGGTCTTCGCGACTTACCGCATAATTGATTTTGTGCTGAGTAACATGATGCACTCAGGTCTCTGGAACGTGGGCGTCCTGTCGCAGTTCCGGCCTTACAGCCTGATGCGGCATATCGGCACCGGCGCACATTGGGATTTCATCGGCCGGCAGCGGGGCGTCCGGATACTGCCGCCGTACCAGGGTTTCAAGGAATCCGATTGGTACAAGGGCACGGCCGACGCGGTTTACCAGAACCTTTCCTATATCGATGAATTCGGCCCCGAGCATGTCCTCATTGCCGCCGGTGACCACATATACCGCATGGATTACCAGCAGTTGATGGATTTCCACATTGACCGCAAGGCGGACCTGACCATATGTTTCACCAGGGTTAAAGAAAAAAGCAGTTGGTTCGGCTACGGGATCATCGACAAGAACGGATCCGTCAAGGGTTATCAGGAAAAACCTAAAGAGCCGCGCTCTGCCTGGGCGTCAATGACCGTTTATATGTTCAGGAAAGGATTCCTTGCCGACGTCCTTAAGGACAATACCAGGGCGTCATCGCACGAATTCGGCCGCGATATTATCCCCAAGGTGCTTTCCGGCAGCCGTGTTTTCGGGTTTGAGTTCACCGATTTCTGGGCATATGCCCGGACCATCGATTCATATTATGAAACAAACCAGATTTTATTGCGGCGTGCCATCGATCTGAAAAAATGGCAGATCAGGACTAACACAGCCGAGGGCTGCGGCGGCGGCGACCACATGCCCGCCCATATTGACGGCCGGGTCTCAAATTCAGTCATCAGCGAGGGATGCGTGGTCCAGGGCGATGTCATCAACTCGATCCTGTCGCCCGGCGTTTTGGTCGGACCGGGCGCGGTTGTAACCGATTCGATCGTTTTCCATGATTCCAAGATCGGACCGAATTCAAAACTGACCAAGGTTATCTGCGATAAGTACTGCACGGTCGAGAAGAACGTGGATATCGGCAATTACGGCAAGAGTATCGCGTCGCAGGAATTCGGCCGTCTCCTGAATTCCGGCATCACGGTCCTGGGCCGGGGCTGCCGTATATTGCCGGGCACGAAGATCGGAGCGAATACCGTCGTTTATTCCTCGGCCAAGGTTGATGCCGCCGAAATACCGGCCGGGAGCGTCCTGCGGTGA
- a CDS encoding M23 family metallopeptidase, whose translation MNHFIDVIFISHRRNRTFGLKLPVWFMFALAATIALMTIATAVLFLRHTGDTIARVSLMRAEQENRGLIARLEACYGILENTKNGFEDYVAQDNRERTYWQMAHIHPDVWSMGIGGISSVFSVTNISKNTNRLLGDVYESLAILKSRCQLRKKSLDEINGQIDKKFELWSHIPSIDPIPGKAVGSDFGYRVDPITKGIRMHEGVDLGAATGTPIYASADGIVVYNGWNLGYGLVVDIDHGYGFLSRYAHCNSILVKLGEVVKRGQVIATVGATGRVTCSHLHYEVHVSGVKVNPEYYIDLTDYIVD comes from the coding sequence ATGAACCACTTTATCGATGTCATATTTATTTCTCATAGGAGGAACCGAACCTTCGGTCTCAAGCTGCCGGTGTGGTTCATGTTCGCTCTGGCCGCGACCATCGCTTTGATGACGATCGCCACTGCCGTTCTTTTCCTGCGGCACACCGGCGATACCATCGCCCGGGTGAGCCTTATGCGGGCTGAACAAGAGAACCGTGGTTTGATCGCCAGACTGGAAGCGTGTTACGGCATATTGGAGAACACCAAGAACGGTTTTGAAGATTATGTGGCGCAGGATAATCGTGAAAGAACGTACTGGCAAATGGCACATATTCACCCTGATGTCTGGTCCATGGGTATTGGCGGCATCAGCAGTGTTTTTTCGGTAACAAACATTTCCAAGAACACCAACCGCCTGCTCGGTGATGTCTACGAATCGCTGGCGATCCTCAAATCCCGCTGCCAGTTGCGAAAGAAAAGCCTCGATGAGATCAACGGCCAGATCGACAAAAAATTCGAGTTATGGAGCCACATTCCATCGATCGATCCGATTCCAGGCAAGGCCGTGGGTTCGGATTTTGGATACCGCGTTGACCCCATTACCAAGGGGATCCGCATGCATGAAGGCGTTGATCTCGGCGCGGCGACTGGCACGCCGATCTACGCGTCGGCTGACGGAATCGTGGTGTATAACGGCTGGAACCTGGGTTACGGTCTGGTCGTGGACATAGACCACGGTTACGGATTCCTGAGCCGCTACGCGCATTGCAACAGCATCCTGGTGAAATTGGGCGAAGTTGTAAAACGGGGTCAGGTCATAGCCACGGTCGGCGCTACCGGACGCGTGACCTGCTCTCATCTGCATTACGAAGTTCATGTGTCAGGCGTCAAGGTGAACCCGGAATATTATATTGACCTTACCGATTATATTGTTGATTAA
- a CDS encoding elongation factor G yields the protein MATKGIRNIGFFGHAGCGKTTIADAILYLTGANTRFGKVSEGTSVFDTEPEELKRGCSLNLGLATLAYRDFTFNIVDTPGYSDFMGEALSGIEAIDSAVIVVDGVDGIAVGTERYLHEVERKNLPCLFFVNKLKKENSDFFAVFEGLKDITKRRIIPMTIPVGSAEKTQGIADVFLNKIYTFQDGKPVEGAAPADIASKLEKYRDLAVEIAADFDEAIMNKYVEGSKVTLEECIPAIKKGIAQNQISLCLAADALELIGITNLIDALIEHYPSAEAMPDFTIGSQSLKRSDDAPFVGYIFKTAVEPHLGELCYLRVHSGKVQVGETVTNATKESTEKINQILVLKGKERKETNVLPSGMIGALVKLKDTHTGDTLAVKVNGKLPAIKFPLPSISMAIIPKAKGDEEKISTCLNKLRNEDPTFNFAYDPEIKQLIISGIGELHLDTILARLQRKYSVSVDLAKPRIKYRETFTRKTEAQGKYKKQTGGHGQYGDCWLRIEPLGRGQGFEFEDAITQGRIPGRYVPSVEKGVREFLEQGFLAGYPVADIKVSVYDGSYHEVDSSDIAFKIAASMAMKANAEKGDVVLLEPISEVEVYVPEKFMGDVIGDLNSRRGKIMGMEAVGKNQMIKAIVPEAEMYKYSTSLRSMTQGRGYFIMKFHHYEEVPKEITKKIVEESKREAK from the coding sequence ATGGCAACAAAAGGGATCCGAAATATTGGTTTCTTTGGGCACGCAGGCTGCGGCAAGACGACCATTGCTGACGCGATCCTGTACCTTACCGGCGCGAATACCAGGTTCGGAAAAGTTAGCGAAGGCACATCGGTGTTTGACACAGAACCGGAAGAATTGAAACGCGGCTGCAGTCTGAACCTTGGCCTGGCGACACTGGCGTACCGCGATTTTACTTTCAACATCGTCGACACGCCCGGATATTCCGATTTCATGGGTGAAGCGCTCAGCGGCATTGAGGCCATCGACAGCGCGGTCATCGTAGTTGACGGCGTTGACGGCATCGCCGTCGGTACGGAGCGCTATCTCCACGAAGTCGAAAGGAAAAACCTCCCTTGCCTTTTCTTCGTTAATAAACTGAAAAAAGAGAATTCTGATTTTTTTGCGGTTTTTGAAGGGTTGAAAGACATCACTAAGAGACGCATCATCCCCATGACCATCCCGGTCGGCAGCGCCGAAAAAACGCAGGGCATCGCCGACGTGTTCCTTAATAAAATCTACACCTTCCAGGACGGCAAGCCGGTTGAAGGTGCGGCACCGGCCGATATTGCGAGCAAGCTCGAGAAGTACCGGGACCTGGCGGTCGAGATCGCCGCGGATTTTGACGAGGCGATCATGAACAAATACGTCGAGGGATCAAAGGTCACACTCGAGGAATGTATCCCCGCGATCAAGAAGGGCATCGCGCAGAACCAGATCTCGCTGTGCCTGGCCGCGGACGCCCTGGAATTAATCGGCATCACCAATCTCATCGATGCCCTTATCGAACATTACCCTTCGGCCGAAGCGATGCCTGACTTCACGATCGGTTCGCAGTCGCTGAAAAGGAGCGACGACGCGCCGTTCGTCGGCTACATATTCAAGACCGCGGTCGAACCCCATCTCGGCGAGCTTTGTTACCTTCGTGTGCACAGCGGCAAGGTTCAGGTCGGCGAAACCGTGACCAACGCCACGAAAGAATCGACGGAAAAGATCAACCAGATCCTCGTTCTCAAGGGCAAAGAAAGAAAGGAAACGAACGTACTGCCGAGCGGCATGATCGGAGCGCTGGTCAAGCTCAAAGACACGCACACCGGCGATACCCTGGCGGTCAAAGTTAACGGTAAGTTGCCGGCCATCAAGTTTCCCCTGCCATCGATATCAATGGCGATCATCCCCAAGGCAAAAGGCGATGAGGAAAAAATATCAACCTGTTTGAACAAACTCCGCAACGAAGATCCCACCTTTAATTTCGCGTATGACCCGGAAATAAAACAGCTTATTATTTCCGGAATCGGCGAATTGCATCTCGATACGATCCTGGCGCGGCTGCAGAGAAAATACAGTGTCAGCGTTGACCTGGCAAAACCGCGGATCAAATACCGCGAGACATTCACGAGAAAAACCGAGGCCCAGGGCAAGTACAAAAAACAAACCGGCGGCCACGGGCAGTACGGCGACTGCTGGCTGCGCATTGAACCGCTGGGACGCGGTCAGGGGTTCGAGTTTGAAGACGCCATCACCCAGGGCCGGATCCCGGGACGCTATGTCCCATCGGTGGAAAAAGGCGTCCGGGAATTCCTGGAGCAGGGATTCCTGGCCGGGTACCCGGTCGCTGACATCAAGGTCAGTGTTTATGACGGCTCGTACCACGAGGTAGATTCGTCCGACATCGCGTTCAAGATCGCGGCGTCGATGGCGATGAAAGCGAACGCGGAAAAGGGCGACGTCGTGCTCCTGGAGCCGATCAGCGAAGTTGAAGTGTATGTTCCCGAAAAATTCATGGGCGACGTGATCGGCGACCTGAACAGCCGCCGGGGCAAGATCATGGGGATGGAAGCGGTGGGCAAGAACCAGATGATAAAAGCCATCGTGCCGGAAGCGGAAATGTATAAGTATTCGACCAGCCTGCGCTCGATGACCCAGGGCCGCGGTTACTTCATCATGAAATTCCACCATTACGAAGAAGTGCCAAAGGAAATCACCAAGAAAATCGTCGAGGAATCCAAAAGAGAAGCCAAGTAA
- a CDS encoding CapA family protein has translation MIASAFLFNIDHASADSLTIMAVGDIMMGSDYPDNRLPPNEGQDLLMGVDFVLRTADLTLGNLEGPLASGGTCTKTIEKGKCYAFRTPPAYVKNLVDAGFDFLNCANNHANDFGYAGMTSTHEILADNGIQYGGPDNSIGDFEINGHKIVVLPFSVSSGIGSIFEIESAQRLVAEKARDYDIVIVSFHGGGEGVRYLHTVDTFEYYMGWPRGNVVRFARAVVDSGADLVWGHGPHVPRALEIHNDRLIAYSLGNFCTWGFNLGDERGYAPILKAVLDSTGAFRHGEIISALQRTCTYPVIDDDNLAALLMQQLSREDFPETAPDILDDGTIRLKSAPEHYE, from the coding sequence GTGATCGCCAGCGCGTTCCTTTTCAATATTGATCACGCATCTGCTGATTCCCTGACAATAATGGCGGTGGGCGATATCATGATGGGTTCTGATTACCCGGATAACCGCCTGCCGCCCAATGAAGGGCAGGACCTGCTCATGGGCGTCGATTTCGTGCTGAGGACCGCCGACCTGACGCTGGGTAACCTGGAAGGGCCGCTGGCCAGCGGGGGCACCTGCACCAAGACGATCGAAAAAGGCAAATGCTATGCTTTCCGGACGCCGCCCGCCTATGTCAAGAATCTCGTCGACGCCGGTTTTGATTTTCTGAACTGTGCCAATAACCACGCCAATGATTTTGGCTACGCCGGAATGACATCGACCCATGAAATCCTTGCCGACAACGGGATCCAGTACGGCGGGCCGGACAACAGCATCGGTGATTTTGAGATCAATGGACACAAGATCGTGGTCCTGCCTTTTTCCGTGTCGTCCGGGATCGGCTCGATCTTTGAGATCGAATCGGCGCAGCGTCTGGTTGCCGAGAAAGCCAGGGATTACGACATCGTCATTGTCTCTTTCCACGGCGGCGGGGAGGGTGTAAGGTATCTCCACACCGTTGATACTTTTGAATATTATATGGGATGGCCGCGCGGCAACGTCGTCCGGTTCGCCCGGGCCGTGGTTGACAGCGGCGCTGATCTTGTATGGGGCCATGGACCGCACGTGCCGCGGGCGCTCGAGATCCACAACGACCGGCTGATCGCTTACAGCCTGGGGAATTTTTGCACCTGGGGATTCAATCTTGGCGACGAACGCGGTTACGCGCCGATCCTGAAGGCAGTGCTGGATTCCACGGGCGCGTTCCGGCACGGCGAGATCATTTCCGCATTGCAGAGAACCTGCACCTATCCCGTCATCGATGACGACAACCTGGCAGCCCTGCTCATGCAGCAGTTGTCCCGGGAGGATTTTCCGGAAACCGCACCGGATATCCTGGATGACGGCACGATCAGGCTCAAGTCGGCACCGGAGCACTATGAATAA
- a CDS encoding archease, with protein sequence MANYRYINHTADLGIEVKARTFKELLKNISNAIFETQISGTVDAVKTMRFSIQSKSLGDLVIDWCRELIYNFAVKGFIPKIYRISVKKFSLSADLMGDTFSIEKHKVKLEIKNVTYHKFKLKKLQSGYKTMLIFDV encoded by the coding sequence ATGGCCAACTACCGGTATATAAACCACACCGCCGACCTCGGCATTGAGGTCAAGGCCAGGACGTTCAAAGAACTCTTGAAAAATATCAGCAACGCGATCTTCGAAACCCAGATCTCCGGCACTGTTGACGCGGTCAAGACCATGCGTTTTTCGATCCAGAGCAAATCCCTTGGTGACCTGGTGATCGATTGGTGCCGCGAACTGATATACAACTTCGCGGTTAAAGGGTTCATCCCCAAGATCTATCGTATTTCAGTAAAAAAATTCTCGCTCTCAGCCGATCTCATGGGGGATACATTCAGCATTGAAAAGCATAAAGTAAAACTGGAGATTAAGAACGTCACGTATCATAAATTCAAACTGAAGAAACTGCAATCCGGCTACAAAACAATGCTCATTTTTGACGTGTAA
- a CDS encoding ComF family protein, producing the protein MKLDNGLATLSSYFIDFMLPRTCIVCKQEIDRGAVCNSCLDTITHIRNPACPVCGRPIQKQKKCAYCRYEKDLDYGRAWALYVPPLDTVMHFFKYRSFRDLALFLGLSMANIVRYDPRLKEADCVVPVPLFWWKKLRRGYNQSRLLASVISRECGIPLHDTLARTRNTRTQTKLNGEKRLRNVRGAFRLNGNGFQDSTILLVDDVMTTGATIRECARALKRSGAARVYSIVAGITPG; encoded by the coding sequence TTGAAACTGGATAATGGTCTGGCAACACTATCCAGTTACTTCATTGACTTCATGTTGCCCCGCACCTGCATTGTCTGTAAGCAGGAGATCGACCGGGGCGCTGTCTGCAACAGTTGCCTGGATACGATAACGCACATCCGCAATCCGGCCTGTCCCGTCTGCGGCAGGCCGATCCAAAAACAAAAAAAATGCGCCTACTGCCGCTACGAAAAAGATCTTGATTACGGCCGTGCTTGGGCCCTTTATGTACCGCCCCTGGACACGGTCATGCATTTTTTCAAATACCGGAGCTTCCGCGACCTGGCCTTATTTCTGGGCCTGTCCATGGCGAACATCGTACGCTATGATCCGCGGTTAAAGGAAGCCGATTGCGTCGTGCCCGTACCCCTGTTCTGGTGGAAAAAATTACGGCGCGGTTACAACCAGTCGCGCTTGCTGGCGTCGGTGATCAGCCGCGAATGCGGGATCCCGCTGCACGACACACTGGCGCGGACCCGCAACACCCGGACGCAGACCAAGCTTAACGGGGAAAAACGGTTGCGCAATGTTCGCGGCGCTTTCCGCTTAAACGGCAACGGGTTCCAGGACAGCACGATCCTGCTGGTCGATGATGTCATGACTACCGGCGCCACGATAAGGGAATGCGCGCGCGCGCTCAAACGATCAGGAGCGGCCCGCGTCTATTCCATCGTAGCTGGCATAACGCCGGGGTAA
- the lgt gene encoding prolipoprotein diacylglyceryl transferase — translation MRPTLIQIGPIGLPSYGVMLLISFVVGLFLVKRSAKRYGISPAFVENLAFWIMVGVIVGGRLLYVFFHWSDFESDILVIFKIWTGGMMFFGSFIGALVAGLLYVRKQKVSPLLLSDLISPSFGLGEFFTRIGCFLNGCCFGIPSALFWSVKFPFGSLPARAYSCDTALHPTQLYSSLFGLLLFFFLQKRLGEKHYRGELFAIYLVVSGLFRFGIDFIRHYENAANLLVNQFISGATVIAGIIMLVLVYKKKTADKRIV, via the coding sequence ATGAGACCAACGCTGATCCAGATCGGACCCATCGGTTTACCATCCTACGGAGTGATGCTGCTGATCTCGTTCGTTGTCGGGCTTTTCCTGGTCAAGCGGTCAGCCAAGCGTTACGGCATTTCGCCGGCTTTTGTCGAGAACCTCGCTTTCTGGATCATGGTCGGCGTCATCGTTGGCGGCCGGCTGCTTTATGTCTTTTTTCACTGGAGCGATTTCGAATCGGACATCCTGGTCATATTTAAGATCTGGACCGGCGGCATGATGTTCTTCGGGAGTTTTATCGGCGCCTTGGTTGCCGGTCTGCTGTACGTCCGCAAACAAAAGGTTTCCCCTCTCCTGCTGTCCGACCTGATCAGCCCCAGCTTTGGCCTGGGCGAGTTCTTTACCCGAATCGGCTGTTTCCTTAACGGCTGCTGTTTCGGGATACCGTCCGCTCTGTTCTGGTCGGTAAAATTCCCCTTTGGTTCCTTGCCGGCCCGCGCCTATTCCTGTGACACCGCGCTCCACCCCACGCAACTCTATTCCTCGCTTTTCGGCCTTCTCCTTTTTTTCTTCCTCCAGAAACGGCTCGGTGAGAAACACTACCGTGGGGAATTATTCGCCATCTACCTGGTGGTATCAGGACTTTTCAGGTTCGGCATTGATTTCATCCGTCATTACGAGAATGCCGCGAACCTGCTGGTCAACCAATTCATTTCCGGCGCGACCGTTATCGCTGGCATCATAATGCTGGTCTTAGTGTACAAAAAAAAGACGGCTGACAAGCGCATCGTCTAG
- a CDS encoding alpha-amylase family glycosyl hydrolase → MASARKKDTRLTRRGDDAYGNECVFEFHISKKCRDFYAFSDKLFSLTGNVILANIPAVKTFVLKVNEKKKSGLLAPSQVNAMGLIDEILHFVLEQYRKQKNANALSDALAFINDRCGKKAVTSAVKKFVELFPPAAVYAKEQTAASYLRQKHNVHATIAELLALRLANTNPAFASFREFFNDDDLNGTAYFKIFDGLHEFFKTQPPYGPYNQHIIDMLRAPAEASPHSLEGQLLYIKEHWGMILSPEMRERLTRRILLSLDFIREETKVREGAAGAAKPLEFQTHDGDHGDRFRDEERFSADTDWMPVVVMIAKQTNVWLSQLSKKYSRPVTKLDEIPDDELNILAEWGINALWLIGIWERSKPSQKIKNKCGNPEALASAYSVYDYEIAWDLGGENAFNNLKERARSRGIRIAVDMVPNHTGIFSRWILDHPDWFIQSNNPPFPRYAFTGPDLSDDPGISTYIEDGYWNRTDAAVVFKLQDNNTGKVRYIYHGNDGTSTPWNDTAQLNFLLPAVREAVIQKIVQVAKRSPLIRLDAAMTLTKQHYQRLWFPEPGTGGDIPSRTVHSMTKGQFNRFFPKEFWREVVDRIQNEAPDTLLLAEAFWLLEGYFVRNLGMHRVYNSAFMNMLKREDNANFRVTIKNVLDFNPEILRRFVNFMSNPDEMPAIEQFGTGDKYFGIAMMMATLPGLVMFGHGQIDGLGEKYGMEYRKAYWDEAPDQSLIERHRREIFPLLKKRRLFSGVDNFFLYDFYDSSGAVIEDVFAYSNSTGREQALVVYNNKYQNVKGWIKNSVNHKSGGASVRKILTQALGLRPDDDHYYSFRDRASNLEYVRSGKDLAQTGLYVELGAYQYHLFMDFKEIHDPTGDHAKLCAVLNGRGVDSIVQALRHMKLEPVTAPFRQLVNKETLVAMEAADDKLPLIEKMYKVTTAIKKFTDSPGSESTVIGDFTLLWRVIKDRLEPTIESRQPLSSYVVPSRVTRHAILYLWLITRGLGKLKTGTGFEQQSILFFDNLLLGDVIFYVLKDFGQDQPAAERHIRLIKTLISTERITDELTAANLSALMNDRLVQQYISVHEHGGITWFHKESFEELMQWLFLVAAVKALAQSADDPASASVRIERDHALLSTLLASSIRSEYRWNDLLRSMPAVKTNS, encoded by the coding sequence ATGGCATCCGCGCGCAAAAAAGATACCCGCCTGACCAGGCGTGGAGACGACGCCTACGGCAACGAATGCGTTTTCGAATTCCATATTTCAAAAAAATGCCGTGATTTCTATGCTTTTTCCGATAAATTGTTCTCTCTGACCGGCAATGTCATTCTTGCCAATATCCCAGCTGTCAAAACGTTCGTCCTTAAGGTCAATGAAAAGAAGAAAAGCGGCCTCCTTGCGCCCAGCCAGGTCAATGCCATGGGGTTGATCGATGAAATCCTCCATTTTGTTCTTGAACAGTACCGGAAACAGAAAAACGCCAATGCTTTAAGCGATGCCCTTGCCTTCATCAACGATCGCTGCGGCAAAAAGGCGGTCACCAGCGCGGTGAAAAAGTTCGTCGAACTGTTCCCGCCGGCTGCCGTATACGCAAAAGAACAAACTGCCGCCAGCTACCTGCGCCAAAAACACAATGTCCACGCTACGATCGCCGAACTGCTCGCGCTGCGCCTGGCCAACACAAACCCGGCCTTCGCGTCCTTCCGCGAATTCTTTAATGATGACGATCTCAATGGCACCGCGTATTTTAAAATATTCGACGGACTGCATGAATTCTTCAAAACTCAACCGCCGTACGGTCCCTATAACCAGCACATTATCGACATGCTGCGCGCGCCAGCAGAAGCGTCGCCGCATTCGCTCGAAGGCCAGCTCCTGTACATCAAAGAGCATTGGGGAATGATCCTGTCGCCGGAAATGAGGGAGCGCCTGACCCGCAGAATACTCCTGTCCCTTGATTTCATCCGGGAGGAAACAAAGGTCCGGGAAGGCGCTGCTGGCGCTGCCAAGCCCCTTGAATTCCAAACGCATGACGGCGATCATGGCGATCGTTTCAGAGATGAAGAGCGTTTCAGCGCCGATACGGATTGGATGCCGGTCGTGGTCATGATCGCAAAACAGACCAATGTCTGGCTGTCGCAGCTTTCGAAAAAATACTCACGGCCGGTCACAAAACTCGACGAGATCCCTGATGATGAACTCAATATCCTGGCCGAATGGGGCATAAACGCACTGTGGTTGATCGGGATCTGGGAAAGGAGCAAACCGTCCCAGAAGATCAAGAACAAATGCGGCAATCCCGAGGCTCTCGCGTCCGCGTACTCGGTCTATGATTACGAGATCGCGTGGGACCTCGGCGGAGAGAACGCATTTAACAACCTTAAAGAACGGGCGCGCAGCCGCGGTATCCGGATCGCGGTTGATATGGTGCCGAATCATACCGGCATTTTTTCACGATGGATCCTCGACCATCCGGACTGGTTCATCCAGTCCAATAATCCGCCGTTCCCGCGGTACGCCTTTACCGGGCCGGACCTTTCTGACGATCCCGGGATCAGTACCTACATCGAGGATGGCTACTGGAACCGGACCGACGCTGCGGTTGTTTTCAAACTGCAGGACAACAACACCGGCAAGGTGCGTTATATATACCACGGCAATGACGGCACGAGCACACCGTGGAACGATACGGCACAGCTCAATTTTCTCCTGCCGGCAGTGCGGGAAGCGGTCATTCAAAAAATCGTTCAGGTCGCAAAAAGGTCGCCCCTGATCAGGCTGGATGCGGCGATGACCCTTACCAAACAGCACTACCAGAGACTCTGGTTCCCGGAACCGGGCACGGGCGGCGACATTCCCTCGCGTACCGTGCACAGCATGACCAAAGGCCAGTTCAACCGGTTCTTTCCCAAAGAATTCTGGCGCGAGGTCGTTGACCGTATACAAAACGAAGCTCCTGACACGCTGCTTCTGGCCGAGGCGTTCTGGCTCCTGGAAGGCTATTTTGTCCGGAACCTCGGCATGCATCGCGTTTATAACAGCGCCTTCATGAACATGCTGAAACGCGAGGACAACGCCAATTTCCGGGTCACGATCAAGAATGTCCTCGATTTCAATCCCGAGATCCTCAGGCGGTTCGTGAATTTCATGTCCAATCCGGATGAAATGCCGGCGATCGAGCAGTTCGGCACCGGCGACAAGTATTTCGGCATCGCCATGATGATGGCGACGCTGCCGGGCCTGGTGATGTTCGGGCACGGCCAGATCGATGGGCTGGGGGAAAAATACGGCATGGAATACCGGAAGGCCTACTGGGACGAAGCGCCTGACCAGTCACTGATCGAACGGCACCGGCGCGAGATCTTTCCCCTGCTGAAAAAACGCCGCCTGTTCAGCGGCGTGGATAATTTTTTTCTTTATGATTTTTATGACAGTTCAGGCGCCGTGATCGAAGACGTTTTCGCTTATTCCAACAGTACCGGCCGCGAGCAGGCGCTTGTAGTCTATAACAACAAGTACCAGAACGTCAAGGGCTGGATAAAAAATTCGGTCAATCACAAAAGCGGTGGAGCGTCGGTCCGGAAGATCCTGACGCAGGCGCTGGGGCTGAGACCGGACGATGATCATTATTATTCATTCCGGGACCGCGCTAGCAATCTTGAATATGTCCGCTCCGGCAAAGACCTTGCTCAAACCGGCCTGTATGTTGAGCTCGGCGCCTACCAGTACCATCTGTTCATGGATTTCAAAGAGATCCACGATCCTACCGGTGATCATGCAAAATTGTGCGCGGTTTTAAACGGCCGCGGCGTGGATTCGATCGTCCAGGCGCTCCGCCACATGAAACTGGAACCGGTGACCGCGCCTTTCCGCCAGCTTGTCAACAAAGAGACGCTGGTCGCCATGGAAGCGGCCGACGATAAACTGCCCCTGATTGAAAAAATGTATAAGGTCACCACCGCCATAAAAAAATTCACGGACAGCCCGGGCAGCGAGTCGACCGTCATCGGTGATTTCACCTTACTGTGGCGGGTCATAAAAGACCGTCTGGAACCGACCATAGAGTCCCGACAGCCCTTGAGTTCATATGTCGTGCCCTCGCGCGTCACCAGGCATGCCATCCTCTATTTGTGGCTGATCACGCGGGGTCTTGGCAAGTTGAAGACCGGCACCGGGTTTGAACAACAGAGCATTCTGTTCTTCGATAACCTGCTCCTCGGCGACGTCATTTTCTATGTCCTCAAGGATTTTGGCCAGGACCAGCCGGCCGCGGAACGTCATATCCGGCTGATCAAGACCCTGATCAGCACCGAACGGATCACCGACGAATTGACCGCCGCAAACCTAAGCGCGCTCATGAATGATCGCCTTGTTCAGCAGTACATCAGTGTCCACGAACACGGCGGCATCACCTGGTTCCATAAAGAAAGCTTCGAAGAACTGATGCAATGGCTCTTCCTGGTCGCTGCGGTAAAAGCGCTGGCGCAGAGTGCTGATGACCCGGCATCGGCCAGCGTCCGGATCGAACGTGACCATGCACTGCTGTCCACTCTTTTAGCATCTTCCATTAGATCGGAATACCGCTGGAACGACCTTTTGCGGTCAATGCCGGCGGTCAAAACGAATTCTTGA